A section of the Oscarella lobularis chromosome 15, ooOscLobu1.1, whole genome shotgun sequence genome encodes:
- the LOC136196052 gene encoding protein O-mannosyl-transferase TMTC2-like isoform X4 — translation MAASLPIIVASAISYHNALWAGFAYDDSRAIQSNADLKNDRPWTNLFFNDFWGTPLQHSGSHKSYRPLCVLTFRLNHALHDLDPMGYHLANIIVHTLASLLYYALIRRLALSRLAALYAALLFATHPVHVEAVTGVVGRADLLACVFFLLALLAYERGCRTTSATRWGFVGVAVGCCLAAMLSKEQGVTALGVCVIYDVFVVGKCRLANIRSLLVESHYAQLRRRLIVLVLSGVVLLGARVVFMGNKPPSFAPSDNPAADSSSFLTRFLTFSYLPAFNFALLLCPTTLSFDWSMKAIPLVESIADARHFATLTFYASLVVIVDVCVTRFYDYARIARLLGVYCDDSVKTRFSIGPLLVALALLVFPFLPATNALFYVGFVVAERVLYMPSMGYCLALAIGVERVWAVAKEEHKKFLALLCLGLLILFCGRTIRRNNDWQTEEKLYRSGIPINPPKAWGNLANVMKAQNRLDDAEQAYRNALEHRPNMADAHYNLGILLQESGRNTEAIASYKNAVSFRPTLASAHLNLGIVLETVGENVEAEKVLRHCATIPDHGLKDPKAHAHSVTSCLYNLGRLLHKQDRNEESVEIYMRAIRSLPIDYAPQSLYNLLGESYFSLKKFKEAEHWYEKSLASKRDHLPAHLTLAKLYGETNRQDKAEEMYNRAKRLDPRSTEPYVHYAQYLHGRGHLEAAAEQFSTAAELVPDNYEINFNAGNYFREAKVYDKAEKYFKVAVKLKPESANGHMNLGALYHLTKRYDDAERHYEEALRLSPGDQLTMDNLRKLKSAMKTSGRS, via the exons ATGGCTGCATCTCTTCCGATAATCGTCGCGTCCGCGATTTCTTACCACAACGCGCTCTGGGCCGGCTTTGCATACGACGACAG TCGCGCAATCCAATCGAACGCGGACCTCAAAAACGACCGTCCTTGGACgaatctcttcttcaacgacttCTGGGGCACGCCGCTGCAGCACAGCGGCAGTCACAAGTCCTATCGCCCGCTATGCGTCCTAACATTCCGCCTAAATCACGCCCTCCACGATCTCGACCCCATGGGCTACCATCTCGCGAACATAATCGTGCACACGCTCGCTTCCTTGCTGTACTACGCCCTAATTCGCCGTCTAGCCCTATCGCGACTCGCCGCTCTCTACGCGGCGCTTCTCTTCGCCACGCATCCCGTTCACGTCGAAGCGGTGACGGGCGTCGTAGGTCGCGCCGATTTGCTCGCCTGCgtattttttctcctcgcgCTTCTCGCGTACGAACGCGGCTGTCGTACGACATCCGCGACACGGTGGGGTTTCGTGGGCGTGGCCGTCGGCTGTTGCCTAGCGGCGATGCTGAGCAAAGAGCAGGGGGTGACGGCACTAGGCGTTTGCGTCATatacgacgttttcgtcgtagGGAAGTGTCGCCTCGCAAATATACGAAGCCTACTGGTCgag tcTCACTATGCCcaacttcgtcgtcgtcttatCGTTCTCGTTCTATCCGGCGTCGTCTTGCTCGGCGCCCGGGTCGTCTTCATGGGAAACAAGCCGCCCAGTTTCGCGCCCTCCGACAATCCGGccgccgattcgtcgagtTTTCTTACGCGATTTTTAACGTTTTCCTACTTGCCCGCGTTCAATTTCGCGCTGCTCCTCTGCCCGACGACTCTGAGCTTCGATTGGTCGATGAAAGCAATTCCCTTAGTCGAGAGCATCGCCGACGCGCGACACTTCGCCACTCTGACCTTCTACGCGTCTCTCGTCGTTATAGTCGATGTGTGTGTGACTCGATTTTATGACTATGCGCGTATCGCTCGTCTTTTGGGGGTATATTGCGACGACAGCGTTAAGACTCGATTTTCTATTGGTCCTCTTCTCGTTGCTCTTGCTCTGCTCGTTTTTCCGTTCTTGCCGGCGACGAATGCTCTGTTTTACGTCggttttgtcgtcgccgaacgcgtTCTCTATATGCCGAGCATGGGGTATTGTCTCGCTTTGGCTATTGGCGTTGAACGAGTGTGGGCCGTTGCGAAGGAAGAGCACAAGAAG TTCCTTGCACTGCTTTGCCTTGGTTTACTTATACTGTTCTGCGGTCGTACTATTAGAAGGAACAATGATTGGCAGACAGAGGAAAAGCTTTATAG ATCAGGCATACCTATTAATCCACCTAAAG CTTGGGGTAACCTTGCCAACGTAATGAAGGCGCaaaatcgtctcgacgacgccgagcaGGCGTATCGAAACGCACTCGAACATCGTCCTAACATGGCCGATGCTCACTACAATTT AGGAATACTCCTACAAGAGTCTGGTAGGAACACGGAAGCAATAGCTAGCTATAAGAATGCGGTTTCCTTTCGACCAACACTAGCAT CTGCTCATCTAAACTTGGGAATCGTTCTAGAAACCGTTGGGGAAAACGTGGAAGCCGAAAAA GTATTAAGACATTGCGCTACCATTCCTGATCACGGGCTCAAAGATCCCAAGGCCCACGCTCACTCAG TGACCTCGTGCTTGTATAATTTGGGTCGTCTATTGCACAAACAGGATAGAAACGAG GAATCAGTAGAGATTTATATGAGAGCCATCAGGTCTCTCCCCATTGACTATGCACCTCAGAGTCTATATAATCTCCTCG GGGAGAGTTATTTcagtttgaaaaaattcaaagagGCAGAGCACTGGTACGAGAAGTCGCTCGCGTCGAAGCGCGATCATCTACCGGCTCATCTGACCCTAGCCAAGCTCTACGGAGAAACA AATAGACAAGATAAGGCTGAAGAGATGTATAACCGAGCTAAAAGGCTCGATCCTCGATCAACAGAGCCCTACGTTCATTACG CTCAGTATTTGCACGGGCGTGGGCATCTCGAGGCCGCCGCTGAGCAATTTTCTACAGCAGCGGAGCTAGTTCCCGATAATTacgaaatcaatttcaatgCAGGAAATTATTTCAG AGAAGCCAAAGTCTACGATAAAGCCGAGAAATACTTTAAAGTCGCAGTAAAACTAAAACCCGAG TCGGCAAACGGGCACATGAACTTGGGCGCTTTGTATCATTTGACAAAGCgctacgacgacgccgaacggCACTACGAAGAGGCGTTGAGATTGAGTCCCGGCGATCAATTGACAATGGATAATCTTCGCAAATTGAAGTCGGCTATGAAGACGTCCGGTCGTAGTTAG
- the LOC136196052 gene encoding protein O-mannosyl-transferase TMTC2-like isoform X2 has product MAASLPIIVASAISYHNALWAGFAYDDSRAIQSNADLKNDRPWTNLFFNDFWGTPLQHSGSHKSYRPLCVLTFRLNHALHDLDPMGYHLANIIVHTLASLLYYALIRRLALSRLAALYAALLFATHPVHVEAVTGVVGRADLLACVFFLLALLAYERGCRTTSATRWGFVGVAVGCCLAAMLSKEQGVTALGVCVIYDVFVVGKCRLANIRSLLVESHYAQLRRRLIVLVLSGVVLLGARVVFMGNKPPSFAPSDNPAADSSSFLTRFLTFSYLPAFNFALLLCPTTLSFDWSMKAIPLVESIADARHFATLTFYASLVVIVDVCVTRFYDYARIARLLGVYCDDSVKTRFSIGPLLVALALLVFPFLPATNALFYVGFVVAERVLYMPSMGYCLALAIGVERVWAVAKEEHKKFLALLCLGLLILFCGRTIRRNNDWQTEEKLYRSGIPINPPKAWGNLANVMKAQNRLDDAEQAYRNALEHRPNMADAHYNLGILLQESGRNTEAIASYKNAVSFRPTLASAHLNLGIVLETVGENVEAEKVLRHCATIPDHGLKDPKAHAHSVTSCLYNLGRLLHKQDRNEESVEIYMRAIRSLPIDYAPQSLYNLLGESYFSLKKFKEAEHWYEKSLASKRDHLPAHLTLAKLYGETNRQDKAEEMYNRAKRLDPRSTEPYVHYGRQSLVSYFLILSLSPAQYLHGRGHLEAAAEQFSTAAELVPDNYEINFNAGNYFREAKVYDKAEKYFKVAVKLKPESANGHMNLGALYHLTKRYDDAERHYEEALRLSPGDQLTMDNLRKLKSAMKTSGRS; this is encoded by the exons ATGGCTGCATCTCTTCCGATAATCGTCGCGTCCGCGATTTCTTACCACAACGCGCTCTGGGCCGGCTTTGCATACGACGACAG TCGCGCAATCCAATCGAACGCGGACCTCAAAAACGACCGTCCTTGGACgaatctcttcttcaacgacttCTGGGGCACGCCGCTGCAGCACAGCGGCAGTCACAAGTCCTATCGCCCGCTATGCGTCCTAACATTCCGCCTAAATCACGCCCTCCACGATCTCGACCCCATGGGCTACCATCTCGCGAACATAATCGTGCACACGCTCGCTTCCTTGCTGTACTACGCCCTAATTCGCCGTCTAGCCCTATCGCGACTCGCCGCTCTCTACGCGGCGCTTCTCTTCGCCACGCATCCCGTTCACGTCGAAGCGGTGACGGGCGTCGTAGGTCGCGCCGATTTGCTCGCCTGCgtattttttctcctcgcgCTTCTCGCGTACGAACGCGGCTGTCGTACGACATCCGCGACACGGTGGGGTTTCGTGGGCGTGGCCGTCGGCTGTTGCCTAGCGGCGATGCTGAGCAAAGAGCAGGGGGTGACGGCACTAGGCGTTTGCGTCATatacgacgttttcgtcgtagGGAAGTGTCGCCTCGCAAATATACGAAGCCTACTGGTCgag tcTCACTATGCCcaacttcgtcgtcgtcttatCGTTCTCGTTCTATCCGGCGTCGTCTTGCTCGGCGCCCGGGTCGTCTTCATGGGAAACAAGCCGCCCAGTTTCGCGCCCTCCGACAATCCGGccgccgattcgtcgagtTTTCTTACGCGATTTTTAACGTTTTCCTACTTGCCCGCGTTCAATTTCGCGCTGCTCCTCTGCCCGACGACTCTGAGCTTCGATTGGTCGATGAAAGCAATTCCCTTAGTCGAGAGCATCGCCGACGCGCGACACTTCGCCACTCTGACCTTCTACGCGTCTCTCGTCGTTATAGTCGATGTGTGTGTGACTCGATTTTATGACTATGCGCGTATCGCTCGTCTTTTGGGGGTATATTGCGACGACAGCGTTAAGACTCGATTTTCTATTGGTCCTCTTCTCGTTGCTCTTGCTCTGCTCGTTTTTCCGTTCTTGCCGGCGACGAATGCTCTGTTTTACGTCggttttgtcgtcgccgaacgcgtTCTCTATATGCCGAGCATGGGGTATTGTCTCGCTTTGGCTATTGGCGTTGAACGAGTGTGGGCCGTTGCGAAGGAAGAGCACAAGAAG TTCCTTGCACTGCTTTGCCTTGGTTTACTTATACTGTTCTGCGGTCGTACTATTAGAAGGAACAATGATTGGCAGACAGAGGAAAAGCTTTATAG ATCAGGCATACCTATTAATCCACCTAAAG CTTGGGGTAACCTTGCCAACGTAATGAAGGCGCaaaatcgtctcgacgacgccgagcaGGCGTATCGAAACGCACTCGAACATCGTCCTAACATGGCCGATGCTCACTACAATTT AGGAATACTCCTACAAGAGTCTGGTAGGAACACGGAAGCAATAGCTAGCTATAAGAATGCGGTTTCCTTTCGACCAACACTAGCAT CTGCTCATCTAAACTTGGGAATCGTTCTAGAAACCGTTGGGGAAAACGTGGAAGCCGAAAAA GTATTAAGACATTGCGCTACCATTCCTGATCACGGGCTCAAAGATCCCAAGGCCCACGCTCACTCAG TGACCTCGTGCTTGTATAATTTGGGTCGTCTATTGCACAAACAGGATAGAAACGAG GAATCAGTAGAGATTTATATGAGAGCCATCAGGTCTCTCCCCATTGACTATGCACCTCAGAGTCTATATAATCTCCTCG GGGAGAGTTATTTcagtttgaaaaaattcaaagagGCAGAGCACTGGTACGAGAAGTCGCTCGCGTCGAAGCGCGATCATCTACCGGCTCATCTGACCCTAGCCAAGCTCTACGGAGAAACA AATAGACAAGATAAGGCTGAAGAGATGTATAACCGAGCTAAAAGGCTCGATCCTCGATCAACAGAGCCCTACGTTCATTACGGTAGACAAAGCCTAGTATCTTATTTTCTGATACTTAGTCTATCTCCAGCTCAGTATTTGCACGGGCGTGGGCATCTCGAGGCCGCCGCTGAGCAATTTTCTACAGCAGCGGAGCTAGTTCCCGATAATTacgaaatcaatttcaatgCAGGAAATTATTTCAG AGAAGCCAAAGTCTACGATAAAGCCGAGAAATACTTTAAAGTCGCAGTAAAACTAAAACCCGAG TCGGCAAACGGGCACATGAACTTGGGCGCTTTGTATCATTTGACAAAGCgctacgacgacgccgaacggCACTACGAAGAGGCGTTGAGATTGAGTCCCGGCGATCAATTGACAATGGATAATCTTCGCAAATTGAAGTCGGCTATGAAGACGTCCGGTCGTAGTTAG
- the LOC136196052 gene encoding protein O-mannosyl-transferase TMTC2-like isoform X3 codes for MAASLPIIVASAISYHNALWAGFAYDDSRAIQSNADLKNDRPWTNLFFNDFWGTPLQHSGSHKSYRPLCVLTFRLNHALHDLDPMGYHLANIIVHTLASLLYYALIRRLALSRLAALYAALLFATHPVHVEAVTGVVGRADLLACVFFLLALLAYERGCRTTSATRWGFVGVAVGCCLAAMLSKEQGVTALGVCVIYDVFVVGKCRLANIRSLLVESHYAQLRRRLIVLVLSGVVLLGARVVFMGNKPPSFAPSDNPAADSSSFLTRFLTFSYLPAFNFALLLCPTTLSFDWSMKAIPLVESIADARHFATLTFYASLVVIVDVCVTRFYDYARIARLLGVYCDDSVKTRFSIGPLLVALALLVFPFLPATNALFYVGFVVAERVLYMPSMGYCLALAIGVERVWAVAKEEHKKFLALLCLGLLILFCGRTIRRNNDWQTEEKLYRSGIPINPPKAWGNLANVMKAQNRLDDAEQAYRNALEHRPNMADAHYNLGILLQESGRNTEAIASYKNAVSFRPTLASAHLNLGIVLETVGENVEAEKVLRHCATIPDHGLKDPKAHAHSVTSCLYNLGRLLHKQDRNEESVEIYMRAIRSLPIDYAPQSLYNLLGESYFSLKKFKEAEHWYEKSLASKRDHLPAHLTLAKLYGETNRQDKAEEMYNRAKRLDPRSTEPYVHYAQYLHGRGHLEAAAEQFSTAAELVPDNYEINFNAGNYFREAKVYDKAEKYFKVAVKLKPEVCSRKKRNRTFIERKRVVSSPPVGKRAHELGRFVSFDKALRRRRTALRRGVEIESRRSIDNG; via the exons ATGGCTGCATCTCTTCCGATAATCGTCGCGTCCGCGATTTCTTACCACAACGCGCTCTGGGCCGGCTTTGCATACGACGACAG TCGCGCAATCCAATCGAACGCGGACCTCAAAAACGACCGTCCTTGGACgaatctcttcttcaacgacttCTGGGGCACGCCGCTGCAGCACAGCGGCAGTCACAAGTCCTATCGCCCGCTATGCGTCCTAACATTCCGCCTAAATCACGCCCTCCACGATCTCGACCCCATGGGCTACCATCTCGCGAACATAATCGTGCACACGCTCGCTTCCTTGCTGTACTACGCCCTAATTCGCCGTCTAGCCCTATCGCGACTCGCCGCTCTCTACGCGGCGCTTCTCTTCGCCACGCATCCCGTTCACGTCGAAGCGGTGACGGGCGTCGTAGGTCGCGCCGATTTGCTCGCCTGCgtattttttctcctcgcgCTTCTCGCGTACGAACGCGGCTGTCGTACGACATCCGCGACACGGTGGGGTTTCGTGGGCGTGGCCGTCGGCTGTTGCCTAGCGGCGATGCTGAGCAAAGAGCAGGGGGTGACGGCACTAGGCGTTTGCGTCATatacgacgttttcgtcgtagGGAAGTGTCGCCTCGCAAATATACGAAGCCTACTGGTCgag tcTCACTATGCCcaacttcgtcgtcgtcttatCGTTCTCGTTCTATCCGGCGTCGTCTTGCTCGGCGCCCGGGTCGTCTTCATGGGAAACAAGCCGCCCAGTTTCGCGCCCTCCGACAATCCGGccgccgattcgtcgagtTTTCTTACGCGATTTTTAACGTTTTCCTACTTGCCCGCGTTCAATTTCGCGCTGCTCCTCTGCCCGACGACTCTGAGCTTCGATTGGTCGATGAAAGCAATTCCCTTAGTCGAGAGCATCGCCGACGCGCGACACTTCGCCACTCTGACCTTCTACGCGTCTCTCGTCGTTATAGTCGATGTGTGTGTGACTCGATTTTATGACTATGCGCGTATCGCTCGTCTTTTGGGGGTATATTGCGACGACAGCGTTAAGACTCGATTTTCTATTGGTCCTCTTCTCGTTGCTCTTGCTCTGCTCGTTTTTCCGTTCTTGCCGGCGACGAATGCTCTGTTTTACGTCggttttgtcgtcgccgaacgcgtTCTCTATATGCCGAGCATGGGGTATTGTCTCGCTTTGGCTATTGGCGTTGAACGAGTGTGGGCCGTTGCGAAGGAAGAGCACAAGAAG TTCCTTGCACTGCTTTGCCTTGGTTTACTTATACTGTTCTGCGGTCGTACTATTAGAAGGAACAATGATTGGCAGACAGAGGAAAAGCTTTATAG ATCAGGCATACCTATTAATCCACCTAAAG CTTGGGGTAACCTTGCCAACGTAATGAAGGCGCaaaatcgtctcgacgacgccgagcaGGCGTATCGAAACGCACTCGAACATCGTCCTAACATGGCCGATGCTCACTACAATTT AGGAATACTCCTACAAGAGTCTGGTAGGAACACGGAAGCAATAGCTAGCTATAAGAATGCGGTTTCCTTTCGACCAACACTAGCAT CTGCTCATCTAAACTTGGGAATCGTTCTAGAAACCGTTGGGGAAAACGTGGAAGCCGAAAAA GTATTAAGACATTGCGCTACCATTCCTGATCACGGGCTCAAAGATCCCAAGGCCCACGCTCACTCAG TGACCTCGTGCTTGTATAATTTGGGTCGTCTATTGCACAAACAGGATAGAAACGAG GAATCAGTAGAGATTTATATGAGAGCCATCAGGTCTCTCCCCATTGACTATGCACCTCAGAGTCTATATAATCTCCTCG GGGAGAGTTATTTcagtttgaaaaaattcaaagagGCAGAGCACTGGTACGAGAAGTCGCTCGCGTCGAAGCGCGATCATCTACCGGCTCATCTGACCCTAGCCAAGCTCTACGGAGAAACA AATAGACAAGATAAGGCTGAAGAGATGTATAACCGAGCTAAAAGGCTCGATCCTCGATCAACAGAGCCCTACGTTCATTACG CTCAGTATTTGCACGGGCGTGGGCATCTCGAGGCCGCCGCTGAGCAATTTTCTACAGCAGCGGAGCTAGTTCCCGATAATTacgaaatcaatttcaatgCAGGAAATTATTTCAG AGAAGCCAAAGTCTACGATAAAGCCGAGAAATACTTTAAAGTCGCAGTAAAACTAAAACCCGAGGTTTGTTCTcgtaaaaaaagaaatcgaaccTTTATTGAACGCAAACGCGTTGTGTCCTCTCCCCCAGTCGGCAAACGGGCACATGAACTTGGGCGCTTTGTATCATTTGACAAAGCgctacgacgacgccgaacggCACTACGAAGAGGCGTTGAGATTGAGTCCCGGCGATCAATTGACAATGGATAA
- the LOC136196052 gene encoding protein O-mannosyl-transferase TMTC2-like isoform X1: protein MAASLPIIVASAISYHNALWAGFAYDDSRAIQSNADLKNDRPWTNLFFNDFWGTPLQHSGSHKSYRPLCVLTFRLNHALHDLDPMGYHLANIIVHTLASLLYYALIRRLALSRLAALYAALLFATHPVHVEAVTGVVGRADLLACVFFLLALLAYERGCRTTSATRWGFVGVAVGCCLAAMLSKEQGVTALGVCVIYDVFVVGKCRLANIRSLLVESHYAQLRRRLIVLVLSGVVLLGARVVFMGNKPPSFAPSDNPAADSSSFLTRFLTFSYLPAFNFALLLCPTTLSFDWSMKAIPLVESIADARHFATLTFYASLVVIVDVCVTRFYDYARIARLLGVYCDDSVKTRFSIGPLLVALALLVFPFLPATNALFYVGFVVAERVLYMPSMGYCLALAIGVERVWAVAKEEHKKFLALLCLGLLILFCGRTIRRNNDWQTEEKLYRSGIPINPPKAWGNLANVMKAQNRLDDAEQAYRNALEHRPNMADAHYNLGILLQESGRNTEAIASYKNAVSFRPTLASAHLNLGIVLETVGENVEAEKVLRHCATIPDHGLKDPKAHAHSVTSCLYNLGRLLHKQDRNEESVEIYMRAIRSLPIDYAPQSLYNLLGESYFSLKKFKEAEHWYEKSLASKRDHLPAHLTLAKLYGETNRQDKAEEMYNRAKRLDPRSTEPYVHYGRQSLVSYFLILSLSPAQYLHGRGHLEAAAEQFSTAAELVPDNYEINFNAGNYFREAKVYDKAEKYFKVAVKLKPEVCSRKKRNRTFIERKRVVSSPPVGKRAHELGRFVSFDKALRRRRTALRRGVEIESRRSIDNG from the exons ATGGCTGCATCTCTTCCGATAATCGTCGCGTCCGCGATTTCTTACCACAACGCGCTCTGGGCCGGCTTTGCATACGACGACAG TCGCGCAATCCAATCGAACGCGGACCTCAAAAACGACCGTCCTTGGACgaatctcttcttcaacgacttCTGGGGCACGCCGCTGCAGCACAGCGGCAGTCACAAGTCCTATCGCCCGCTATGCGTCCTAACATTCCGCCTAAATCACGCCCTCCACGATCTCGACCCCATGGGCTACCATCTCGCGAACATAATCGTGCACACGCTCGCTTCCTTGCTGTACTACGCCCTAATTCGCCGTCTAGCCCTATCGCGACTCGCCGCTCTCTACGCGGCGCTTCTCTTCGCCACGCATCCCGTTCACGTCGAAGCGGTGACGGGCGTCGTAGGTCGCGCCGATTTGCTCGCCTGCgtattttttctcctcgcgCTTCTCGCGTACGAACGCGGCTGTCGTACGACATCCGCGACACGGTGGGGTTTCGTGGGCGTGGCCGTCGGCTGTTGCCTAGCGGCGATGCTGAGCAAAGAGCAGGGGGTGACGGCACTAGGCGTTTGCGTCATatacgacgttttcgtcgtagGGAAGTGTCGCCTCGCAAATATACGAAGCCTACTGGTCgag tcTCACTATGCCcaacttcgtcgtcgtcttatCGTTCTCGTTCTATCCGGCGTCGTCTTGCTCGGCGCCCGGGTCGTCTTCATGGGAAACAAGCCGCCCAGTTTCGCGCCCTCCGACAATCCGGccgccgattcgtcgagtTTTCTTACGCGATTTTTAACGTTTTCCTACTTGCCCGCGTTCAATTTCGCGCTGCTCCTCTGCCCGACGACTCTGAGCTTCGATTGGTCGATGAAAGCAATTCCCTTAGTCGAGAGCATCGCCGACGCGCGACACTTCGCCACTCTGACCTTCTACGCGTCTCTCGTCGTTATAGTCGATGTGTGTGTGACTCGATTTTATGACTATGCGCGTATCGCTCGTCTTTTGGGGGTATATTGCGACGACAGCGTTAAGACTCGATTTTCTATTGGTCCTCTTCTCGTTGCTCTTGCTCTGCTCGTTTTTCCGTTCTTGCCGGCGACGAATGCTCTGTTTTACGTCggttttgtcgtcgccgaacgcgtTCTCTATATGCCGAGCATGGGGTATTGTCTCGCTTTGGCTATTGGCGTTGAACGAGTGTGGGCCGTTGCGAAGGAAGAGCACAAGAAG TTCCTTGCACTGCTTTGCCTTGGTTTACTTATACTGTTCTGCGGTCGTACTATTAGAAGGAACAATGATTGGCAGACAGAGGAAAAGCTTTATAG ATCAGGCATACCTATTAATCCACCTAAAG CTTGGGGTAACCTTGCCAACGTAATGAAGGCGCaaaatcgtctcgacgacgccgagcaGGCGTATCGAAACGCACTCGAACATCGTCCTAACATGGCCGATGCTCACTACAATTT AGGAATACTCCTACAAGAGTCTGGTAGGAACACGGAAGCAATAGCTAGCTATAAGAATGCGGTTTCCTTTCGACCAACACTAGCAT CTGCTCATCTAAACTTGGGAATCGTTCTAGAAACCGTTGGGGAAAACGTGGAAGCCGAAAAA GTATTAAGACATTGCGCTACCATTCCTGATCACGGGCTCAAAGATCCCAAGGCCCACGCTCACTCAG TGACCTCGTGCTTGTATAATTTGGGTCGTCTATTGCACAAACAGGATAGAAACGAG GAATCAGTAGAGATTTATATGAGAGCCATCAGGTCTCTCCCCATTGACTATGCACCTCAGAGTCTATATAATCTCCTCG GGGAGAGTTATTTcagtttgaaaaaattcaaagagGCAGAGCACTGGTACGAGAAGTCGCTCGCGTCGAAGCGCGATCATCTACCGGCTCATCTGACCCTAGCCAAGCTCTACGGAGAAACA AATAGACAAGATAAGGCTGAAGAGATGTATAACCGAGCTAAAAGGCTCGATCCTCGATCAACAGAGCCCTACGTTCATTACGGTAGACAAAGCCTAGTATCTTATTTTCTGATACTTAGTCTATCTCCAGCTCAGTATTTGCACGGGCGTGGGCATCTCGAGGCCGCCGCTGAGCAATTTTCTACAGCAGCGGAGCTAGTTCCCGATAATTacgaaatcaatttcaatgCAGGAAATTATTTCAG AGAAGCCAAAGTCTACGATAAAGCCGAGAAATACTTTAAAGTCGCAGTAAAACTAAAACCCGAGGTTTGTTCTcgtaaaaaaagaaatcgaaccTTTATTGAACGCAAACGCGTTGTGTCCTCTCCCCCAGTCGGCAAACGGGCACATGAACTTGGGCGCTTTGTATCATTTGACAAAGCgctacgacgacgccgaacggCACTACGAAGAGGCGTTGAGATTGAGTCCCGGCGATCAATTGACAATGGATAA